The Xanthomonas sontii genome contains a region encoding:
- a CDS encoding alpha-N-arabinofuranosidase: MRSPRFLQQRAAHWRRLPLIAATLGLALAATLAQAADVEVRGTLRADRPGAAVSRHLFGQFAEHLGNGIYGGVWVGPDSKIPNTRGYRNDVVAALKALDVPDIRWPGGCFADEYHWRDGIGPRNQRPTSVNTHWGGVEEPNSFGTHEFMDLTELLGTQAYVAGNVGDAAPDEMAQWVEYMTAPTRSTLAEQRRRNGRQAPWKVPFFGVGNELWGCGGNMRAEYAADVFRRYQTFVKAPADQKILKIAPGPNEDDYHWTEVMMREAGKFMDGLSLHYYTVPGGWPPRASSTSFDEAAWIETLSRTLRMDELISKHSAIMDKYDPDRKVALVVDEWGTWYKGLPDVNPGFLHQQNTLRDALVASLNLDIFVQHADRVRMANIAQMVNVLQAMILTDGDRMLLTPTYHVFMLYKPYQDATALPLQISTPDYRHAGYTVPAVHGSAVRAKDGHVYVALTNLDPNRSADVTVQVDGVQTRGVDGQILTAPTIDALNTFAQPQAVRPAAFAGARVQGDTLQVALPAKAIVMLKLQ; this comes from the coding sequence ATGCGTTCGCCCCGTTTCCTGCAGCAGCGTGCGGCACACTGGCGGCGGCTGCCGCTGATCGCCGCGACGCTCGGCCTGGCACTGGCCGCCACACTGGCGCAGGCCGCCGACGTCGAGGTGCGCGGCACGCTGCGTGCCGACCGCCCTGGCGCCGCGGTGTCGCGCCACCTGTTCGGACAGTTCGCCGAGCATCTGGGCAACGGCATCTACGGCGGCGTCTGGGTCGGCCCGGACTCGAAGATCCCCAACACCCGCGGCTACCGCAACGACGTGGTCGCCGCGCTGAAGGCGCTGGACGTGCCGGACATCCGCTGGCCCGGCGGCTGCTTCGCCGACGAATACCACTGGCGCGACGGCATCGGTCCGCGCAACCAGCGCCCGACCAGCGTCAACACCCACTGGGGCGGCGTGGAGGAACCCAACAGCTTCGGCACCCACGAGTTCATGGACCTCACCGAACTGCTCGGCACGCAGGCGTACGTGGCCGGCAACGTCGGCGACGCGGCGCCGGACGAGATGGCGCAGTGGGTGGAATACATGACCGCGCCCACGCGCTCGACCCTGGCCGAACAGCGCCGCCGCAACGGCCGCCAGGCCCCGTGGAAGGTGCCGTTCTTCGGCGTCGGCAACGAGCTGTGGGGCTGCGGCGGCAACATGCGCGCCGAGTACGCCGCCGACGTGTTCCGCCGCTACCAGACCTTCGTCAAGGCGCCGGCCGACCAGAAGATCCTCAAGATCGCGCCCGGCCCGAACGAAGACGACTACCACTGGACCGAGGTGATGATGCGCGAGGCCGGCAAGTTCATGGACGGCCTGAGCCTGCACTACTACACCGTGCCCGGCGGCTGGCCGCCGCGCGCCTCCTCCACCAGCTTCGACGAGGCGGCGTGGATCGAAACGCTGTCGCGCACGCTGCGGATGGACGAGTTGATCAGCAAGCACAGCGCGATCATGGACAAGTACGACCCGGACAGGAAGGTCGCGCTGGTGGTCGACGAATGGGGCACCTGGTACAAGGGCCTGCCCGACGTGAACCCGGGTTTCCTGCACCAGCAGAACACCTTGCGCGACGCACTGGTGGCGTCGCTCAACCTGGACATCTTCGTCCAGCATGCCGACCGCGTGCGCATGGCCAACATCGCGCAGATGGTCAACGTGCTGCAGGCGATGATCCTCACCGACGGCGACAGGATGCTGCTGACGCCGACCTACCACGTGTTCATGCTGTACAAGCCCTACCAGGACGCGACCGCGCTGCCGCTGCAGATCAGCACGCCCGACTACCGGCATGCCGGCTATACAGTGCCGGCGGTGCACGGCTCGGCGGTGCGGGCCAAGGACGGGCACGTGTACGTGGCGCTGACCAATCTGGACCCGAACCGCAGCGCCGACGTTACGGTGCAGGTCGACGGCGTGCAGACGCGCGGCGTCGACGGTCAGATCCTGACCGCGCCGACCATCGACGCGCTCAACACCTTCGCCCAGCCGCAGGCGGTGCGCCCGGCCGCCTTCGCCGGCGCGCGCGTGCAGGGCGACACGCTGCAGGTGGCGCTGCCGGCCAAGGCGATCGTGATGCTGAAGCTGCAGTAG
- the fusA gene encoding elongation factor G: MNTHTLSRWRNLGIIAHIDAGKTTLTERLLWATGAIHRIGEVHDGAATTDFSDIERARGITIGAAAVQAQWAPARQPVHRLTLIDTPGHIDFAIEVERSLRVLDGAVAVFSAVDGVQPQSETVWRQARRHGVPMLAFVNKMDRAGASFDGVLAQLRSKLDATVWAVGVPVPGDSGFDGWSDLVGGRLLSWDDAGQLHTRAWNTEEAAAFADAREQLIAAVAEHDEALAQAYLEERAIDAELLRAALRRATLAGAGVPVLAGSAFKRKGIEPLLDAIVDWLPSPLDRPPVAARADTDADAGAEDGPDTLLVPDPSGPLAALVFKFAHTAQGPLAFVRVYSGTLRVGDTVWTSHARRPRRVGRLAVVQAQRTHDVAQAQAGEIVAVLGWKDAVSGETLSGVQARWVLERIRTQPPVLAWRLGAANATDLVRLGQGLARLAQEDPSFRVDSDPETGEAVIWGMGELHLEVMVERLRSEWHVDVRTGAPRVAYQETPRAAALGVAARLSKQNGGQGQFAQVVLDVLPRADGAVTFVDRSRGGVVPKAFVAATEKGARAALAQGPLGHPVVGVEVVLVDGQAHAVDSSDLAFQRAASDAVKVALAQAGTLLLEPVMAVAIDAPAHSVGDVLGDLQRREGRVVAIEERGSRAEVVAQAPLAQLQAYATALRSLTQGRASASMTFDGYAPVKAA; this comes from the coding sequence ATGAACACGCACACCCTTTCCCGCTGGCGCAATCTCGGCATCATCGCCCACATCGACGCCGGCAAGACCACCCTCACCGAACGCCTGCTGTGGGCCACCGGCGCGATCCATCGCATCGGCGAAGTCCACGATGGCGCCGCCACCACCGACTTCTCCGATATCGAGCGCGCCCGCGGCATCACCATCGGCGCGGCCGCGGTACAGGCGCAGTGGGCGCCAGCCCGGCAGCCGGTGCATCGCCTGACCCTGATCGATACCCCCGGACATATCGATTTCGCGATCGAGGTGGAACGCTCGCTGCGCGTGCTCGACGGCGCGGTCGCGGTGTTTTCCGCGGTCGACGGCGTGCAGCCGCAATCCGAAACCGTGTGGCGGCAAGCACGCCGCCACGGCGTGCCGATGCTCGCGTTCGTCAACAAGATGGACCGTGCCGGTGCCTCGTTCGACGGCGTGCTGGCGCAGTTGCGCAGCAAGCTCGACGCGACGGTGTGGGCGGTCGGCGTGCCGGTGCCGGGCGACTCCGGCTTCGACGGCTGGAGCGACTTGGTCGGCGGCCGCCTGCTGAGCTGGGACGACGCGGGGCAACTGCACACGCGCGCCTGGAACACCGAGGAGGCGGCCGCGTTCGCGGACGCACGCGAGCAGTTGATCGCCGCGGTGGCCGAGCACGACGAGGCGCTGGCGCAGGCCTATCTCGAGGAACGCGCGATCGACGCCGAGCTGCTGCGCGCCGCTTTGCGCCGGGCCACCCTGGCCGGCGCCGGCGTGCCGGTGCTGGCCGGCTCGGCGTTCAAGCGCAAGGGCATCGAGCCGTTGCTGGACGCGATCGTCGACTGGCTGCCGTCGCCGCTGGACCGCCCGCCGGTCGCCGCCCGGGCCGACACGGACGCCGATGCCGGCGCCGAGGACGGACCCGACACCTTGCTGGTGCCGGATCCGTCCGGTCCGCTGGCGGCGCTGGTGTTCAAGTTCGCGCATACCGCGCAGGGGCCGTTGGCGTTCGTGCGCGTGTATTCGGGCACCTTGCGCGTCGGCGACACGGTGTGGACGTCGCATGCGCGGCGTCCGCGCCGGGTCGGGCGGCTGGCGGTGGTGCAGGCGCAGCGCACCCACGACGTGGCGCAGGCGCAGGCCGGCGAGATCGTCGCCGTGCTCGGCTGGAAGGACGCGGTCAGCGGCGAGACGCTCAGCGGCGTGCAGGCACGGTGGGTGCTGGAACGCATTCGCACGCAACCGCCCGTGCTCGCGTGGCGGCTCGGCGCGGCCAACGCGACCGACCTGGTGCGGCTGGGCCAGGGCCTGGCGCGGTTGGCGCAGGAGGATCCGTCCTTCCGCGTCGACAGCGATCCGGAGACCGGTGAAGCGGTGATCTGGGGCATGGGCGAGCTGCATCTGGAGGTGATGGTCGAGCGCTTGCGCAGCGAGTGGCACGTGGACGTGCGCACCGGCGCGCCGCGCGTGGCCTACCAGGAAACGCCGCGTGCGGCCGCGCTGGGCGTGGCGGCGCGGCTGTCCAAGCAGAACGGCGGCCAGGGCCAGTTCGCGCAGGTGGTGCTGGATGTGCTGCCACGTGCGGACGGCGCAGTGACCTTCGTCGACCGCAGCCGTGGCGGGGTGGTGCCGAAAGCCTTCGTCGCCGCCACCGAGAAGGGTGCGCGTGCGGCGCTGGCGCAAGGTCCGCTCGGCCATCCGGTGGTCGGCGTGGAGGTGGTGCTGGTCGATGGCCAGGCGCATGCGGTGGATTCGTCGGACCTGGCGTTCCAGCGCGCGGCTTCGGACGCGGTGAAGGTGGCGCTGGCGCAGGCCGGCACGCTGCTGCTGGAGCCGGTGATGGCGGTGGCGATCGATGCGCCTGCGCACAGCGTCGGCGACGTGCTCGGCGATCTGCAGCGGCGCGAGGGACGCGTCGTGGCGATCGAAGAGCGCGGCTCCCGTGCCGAGGTGGTCGCGCAGGCGCCACTGGCGCAACTGCAGGCCTATGCCACGGCGTTGCGTTCGCTGACCCAGGGACGGGCATCGGCGAGCATGACCTTCGACGGCTATGCGCCGGTCAAGGCCGCGTGA
- a CDS encoding dipeptidase encodes MSKGWTRRQCLGAAAAGAVAGVLPGAAIAGAAAAGAHDADALYRRALVLDANVLASIGQVFDGPDAPQLLQQLRDSGVSALKTTLGGAAGDFETAVQDIAAAQALVERYPEHFLKVLQPADLRRAKREGRVALIFSFESAAMLEDKPARIDLFRQLGVRVMQLTYNRTTPFGVGCLDGDTGGVTALGRDAIARMNRLGVALDLSHCNLQTTRDGIALSQRPPVITHAGCAAVFVHPRNKQDAELRALADKGGVMGVYMLPFLTEDSRQPQLADYLRHLQHALDVCGEDHVGIGTDSLFFPITEQDRRAFEEDLVQRRRDGIGAPGENRLPYLPDANTPRKLERVADALLRQGYSARVAEKVLGANFERVFGEIWSV; translated from the coding sequence ATGAGCAAGGGATGGACGCGGCGGCAATGCCTGGGCGCCGCTGCCGCGGGCGCAGTGGCCGGCGTGCTGCCCGGGGCCGCCATCGCGGGCGCCGCCGCTGCCGGTGCGCACGATGCCGACGCGCTGTACCGGCGTGCGCTGGTGCTCGACGCCAACGTCCTGGCCTCGATCGGGCAGGTATTCGATGGCCCGGATGCACCGCAGCTGTTGCAGCAATTGCGCGACTCCGGCGTGTCGGCGCTGAAGACCACGCTGGGCGGTGCGGCCGGCGACTTCGAGACCGCCGTGCAGGACATCGCCGCCGCGCAGGCGCTGGTCGAGCGCTATCCCGAGCATTTCCTCAAGGTGCTGCAGCCGGCCGACCTGCGCCGCGCCAAGCGCGAGGGGCGCGTCGCGCTGATCTTCTCCTTCGAATCGGCAGCGATGCTGGAGGACAAGCCCGCGCGCATCGACCTGTTCCGCCAGCTCGGGGTGCGGGTCATGCAACTGACCTACAACCGCACCACGCCGTTCGGCGTGGGCTGCCTGGACGGCGACACGGGCGGTGTCACCGCGCTCGGCCGCGACGCCATCGCGCGCATGAACCGGCTCGGCGTGGCGCTGGATCTCAGCCATTGCAACCTGCAGACCACCCGCGACGGCATTGCGCTGTCGCAGCGTCCGCCCGTCATCACCCATGCCGGTTGCGCCGCGGTGTTCGTGCATCCGCGCAACAAGCAGGACGCCGAACTGCGCGCGCTGGCCGACAAGGGCGGAGTGATGGGCGTGTACATGCTGCCGTTCCTGACCGAGGACAGCCGCCAGCCGCAGCTGGCCGACTACCTGCGTCATCTGCAGCACGCCCTGGACGTGTGTGGCGAGGACCATGTCGGCATCGGCACCGACTCGCTGTTCTTCCCGATCACCGAGCAGGACCGGCGCGCCTTCGAGGAAGACCTGGTGCAGCGCCGTCGCGACGGCATCGGCGCCCCGGGCGAGAACCGTCTGCCCTATCTGCCCGACGCCAACACCCCGCGCAAGCTCGAACGCGTCGCCGACGCGCTGCTGCGCCAGGGCTACAGTGCCCGGGTCGCCGAAAAGGTGCTGGGAGCGAATTTCGAACGGGTGTTCGGCGAGATCTGGAGTGTGTGA
- a CDS encoding cation:proton antiporter yields MTTPQMSVYFFLQAAVILLVCRLVGLLARRLGQPQVVGEMIAGVALGPSLFGALLPDLQQALFPKPTLDMLYVAAQFGVGLYMFLVGTDFRGEHFRTRYRSAMGVSLAGIAVPFVLAFVLAPWLLHVPGLFSAKAKLLEASLFLGAAIAITAFPMLARIIHERGLTGSPLGTLALTAGAVDDAAAWCILALVLASFGGSWGSAYLAIGGGVGYALFMLLVGRHWLRRLADHVRPEQPLSAGVLAVVLMLFCVSAWAMDAIGIHAVFGGFLLGACLPKGALTEKLREQLQPFVVVFLLPMFFTFSGLKTELSVLLDPQILLAAGAVLLASFLGKGIACWAAARISGETNRNAMAIGALMNARGLMELIIINIGLQAGVIEQGLFSILVLMAITSTLMATPLFNWVMRRAGGDALPAVAGGRP; encoded by the coding sequence ATGACCACCCCGCAGATGTCGGTGTATTTCTTCCTGCAGGCGGCGGTGATCCTGCTGGTATGCCGGCTGGTCGGCCTGCTGGCCAGGCGCCTGGGCCAGCCGCAGGTGGTCGGCGAGATGATCGCCGGCGTGGCGCTGGGGCCGTCGCTGTTCGGCGCGCTGCTGCCGGACCTGCAGCAGGCGCTGTTCCCCAAGCCGACCCTGGACATGCTGTACGTGGCCGCGCAGTTCGGCGTGGGCCTGTACATGTTCCTGGTCGGCACCGATTTCCGCGGCGAGCACTTCCGCACGCGCTACCGCAGCGCGATGGGCGTGTCGCTGGCCGGCATCGCCGTGCCGTTCGTGCTCGCCTTCGTGCTGGCGCCATGGCTGCTGCACGTGCCCGGACTGTTCTCGGCCAAGGCCAAGCTGCTGGAGGCGTCGCTGTTCCTGGGCGCGGCCATCGCCATCACCGCCTTCCCGATGCTGGCGCGGATCATCCACGAGCGCGGCCTCACCGGCAGCCCGCTGGGCACGCTGGCGTTGACCGCCGGCGCGGTCGACGACGCCGCGGCCTGGTGCATCCTCGCGCTGGTGCTGGCCAGCTTCGGCGGCAGCTGGGGCAGCGCCTATCTGGCGATCGGCGGCGGCGTGGGCTACGCGCTGTTCATGCTGCTGGTCGGCCGCCACTGGCTGCGCCGCCTGGCCGACCACGTGCGCCCCGAGCAACCGCTGAGCGCCGGGGTGCTGGCGGTGGTGCTGATGCTGTTCTGCGTCAGCGCCTGGGCGATGGACGCGATCGGCATCCACGCGGTGTTCGGCGGTTTCCTGCTCGGCGCCTGCCTGCCCAAGGGCGCTCTGACCGAAAAACTGCGCGAGCAATTGCAGCCGTTCGTGGTGGTGTTCCTGCTGCCGATGTTCTTCACCTTCTCCGGGCTCAAGACCGAGCTGAGCGTGCTGCTGGACCCGCAGATCCTGCTGGCCGCCGGCGCGGTCCTGCTGGCCTCGTTCCTGGGCAAGGGCATCGCCTGCTGGGCCGCGGCGCGGATCAGCGGCGAGACCAACCGCAATGCGATGGCGATCGGCGCACTGATGAACGCGCGCGGCCTGATGGAGCTGATCATCATCAACATCGGCCTGCAGGCCGGGGTTATCGAACAGGGCCTGTTCTCGATCCTGGTGCTGATGGCCATCACCTCCACGCTGATGGCCACCCCGCTGTTCAACTGGGTGATGCGCCGCGCGGGCGGCGACGCGCTGCCGGCGGTGGCGGGCGGGAGACCCTGA
- a CDS encoding DUF4261 domain-containing protein: MIEPPKIVLCIPGPWLDRSELLARIVQDSGGYLFAGLVLMHMDSGQACELQYEPHDARMAAAFAAAGPHWRGSADMARIRTHASVVYLIGAGGSRVRAETMMRAAAALLDAGGLGVKVESSGVAHSPADWRQLCADLSLGSAHRAYVLNITGEQVHSCGMHQFGMKDAIVAAQAASDPVALLHTFTCYLFNEAPDVRAGHTFSVAADAPRYRIQAEASSQFQPGDLFANPYGLWRLTPL; the protein is encoded by the coding sequence GTGATCGAACCTCCCAAGATCGTGCTGTGCATTCCCGGCCCATGGCTGGATCGGTCCGAACTGCTCGCGCGCATCGTCCAGGACAGCGGTGGCTACCTGTTCGCCGGGCTGGTGCTGATGCACATGGACAGCGGCCAGGCATGTGAGCTGCAGTACGAACCGCACGATGCGCGCATGGCCGCCGCGTTCGCCGCCGCCGGCCCGCATTGGCGGGGCTCGGCCGACATGGCGCGTATCCGGACGCATGCGTCCGTCGTCTACCTGATCGGTGCCGGCGGCTCGCGGGTGCGTGCGGAGACGATGATGCGCGCGGCTGCGGCGTTGCTGGACGCCGGCGGCCTGGGGGTGAAGGTGGAAAGCAGCGGCGTCGCCCACAGCCCCGCCGACTGGCGGCAACTGTGCGCGGACCTGTCGCTAGGCAGCGCCCACCGCGCCTATGTGTTGAACATCACCGGCGAGCAGGTCCACTCCTGCGGCATGCACCAGTTCGGCATGAAGGACGCGATCGTCGCGGCGCAGGCGGCATCCGACCCGGTCGCCCTGCTGCACACCTTCACCTGCTACCTGTTCAACGAAGCGCCCGACGTGCGCGCCGGCCATACCTTCTCGGTCGCGGCGGATGCGCCGCGCTACCGGATCCAGGCCGAAGCCAGCAGCCAGTTCCAGCCCGGCGACCTGTTCGCCAATCCCTACGGCCTGTGGCGGCTGACGCCGCTCTGA
- a CDS encoding glutathione S-transferase family protein: MLTIWGRHNSSNVRKVLWCAEEIGLAYTSIEVGGAFGGNDQPAYRALNPNGLVPAIEDDGLALWESNAIVRYLAARYAPDTLYPQDPVLRAHGDKWMDWTTSRFAGAFRDLFWGVLRTAPEQRDAARIAAALEQSAELLHTADAALSQQPWLSGEHFAMGDIPLGSFAYAWFEMPIERPALPHLHAWYQRLQQRPAYRKGVMTALT, from the coding sequence ATGCTGACCATCTGGGGCCGCCACAATTCGAGCAACGTGCGCAAGGTGCTGTGGTGCGCGGAGGAGATCGGCCTGGCCTACACCTCCATCGAGGTCGGCGGCGCGTTCGGCGGCAACGATCAGCCGGCCTATCGCGCGCTCAATCCCAATGGCCTGGTGCCGGCGATCGAGGATGATGGCCTGGCGCTGTGGGAATCCAATGCCATCGTCCGCTACCTGGCCGCGCGCTACGCCCCGGACACGCTGTACCCGCAGGACCCGGTGCTGCGCGCGCACGGCGACAAGTGGATGGACTGGACCACCTCGCGCTTCGCCGGCGCCTTCCGCGATCTGTTCTGGGGCGTGTTGCGCACCGCGCCGGAACAGCGCGATGCAGCCAGGATCGCCGCCGCGCTGGAACAATCGGCCGAGCTGTTGCACACCGCCGACGCCGCACTGTCACAACAGCCCTGGCTGTCGGGCGAGCACTTCGCCATGGGCGACATCCCGTTGGGCAGCTTCGCCTATGCCTGGTTCGAGATGCCGATCGAACGCCCGGCACTACCGCACCTGCACGCCTGGTACCAACGTCTGCAGCAGCGCCCGGCCTATCGCAAGGGCGTGATGACGGCGCTGACCTGA
- the yjfF gene encoding galactofuranose ABC transporter, permease protein YjfF: MSAAAPRPVGSGLRKAAGVLQGARLPLAITVALFVAMLAAGGVLYDGFLAPQVLANLLIDNAFLCIAAVGMSLVILSGGIDLSVGAVLAFTTVLSASLVERHGWSPLAAIPLVLLLGSVFGGFMGLLIQRYRLQPFVVTLAGMFLARGASYLISVDSIPITDPLYTAIAQARLPLGGDVSLSIGALIALAMVALGMWLTQCTRFGRCVYALGGSEASARLMGLPVEATQVRVYAFSGFCSALAGVVCTFYMLSGYSLHAQGLELDAIAAVVIGGTLLAGGSGYVIGTLFGVLILGAIQTLIVFDGTLSSWWTRIVIGGLLLLFCLLQRLLTRRLPQGAASE, encoded by the coding sequence ATGAGCGCGGCGGCTCCACGCCCGGTTGGGTCCGGCCTGCGCAAGGCTGCGGGCGTGCTGCAGGGCGCCCGCCTGCCGCTGGCGATCACCGTGGCGCTGTTCGTGGCCATGCTCGCGGCCGGCGGCGTGCTCTACGACGGCTTCCTGGCGCCGCAGGTGCTGGCCAATCTGCTGATCGACAACGCCTTCCTGTGCATTGCCGCGGTGGGCATGAGCCTGGTGATCCTCAGCGGCGGCATCGACCTGTCGGTGGGCGCGGTGCTGGCGTTCACCACCGTGCTGTCGGCATCGCTGGTCGAGCGCCACGGCTGGTCGCCGCTGGCGGCGATCCCGCTGGTGCTGCTGCTCGGCAGCGTCTTCGGTGGGTTCATGGGCCTGCTGATCCAGCGCTACCGCCTGCAGCCGTTCGTGGTGACCCTGGCCGGCATGTTCCTGGCGCGCGGCGCCAGTTACCTGATCAGCGTCGATTCGATTCCGATCACCGACCCGCTGTACACCGCGATCGCGCAGGCGCGGCTGCCGCTGGGCGGCGACGTGTCGCTGTCGATCGGTGCGTTGATCGCGCTGGCGATGGTGGCGCTGGGCATGTGGCTGACCCAATGCACCCGCTTCGGCCGCTGCGTGTACGCGCTTGGCGGCAGCGAGGCCTCGGCGCGGCTGATGGGCCTGCCGGTGGAGGCGACGCAGGTGCGCGTCTACGCCTTCAGCGGCTTCTGCTCGGCGCTGGCCGGGGTGGTGTGCACGTTTTACATGCTGTCCGGCTACAGCCTGCATGCGCAGGGCCTGGAACTGGACGCCATCGCCGCGGTGGTGATCGGCGGCACGCTGCTGGCAGGCGGCAGCGGCTACGTGATCGGCACCCTGTTCGGCGTGCTGATCCTGGGCGCGATCCAGACCCTGATCGTGTTCGACGGCACGCTCAGCTCGTGGTGGACGCGCATCGTGATCGGTGGCCTGTTGCTGCTGTTCTGCCTGTTGCAGCGACTGCTGACCCGGCGCCTGCCGCAGGGTGCGGCGAGCGAGTGA
- a CDS encoding ABC transporter permease: protein MSATATPDTTASRWSARLRAHPLFWPLATLAVLLLGNGLFDPGFLSLQWRDGHLYGNLVDIGNRAAPLALVAMGMTLVIAVRGLDISVGAVVAIAATVAAWMIGGGEHSRFPLWAVLLAPLLVAALCGLWNGLLVVKVGMQPIIATLILMVAGRGIAQLIGDGQILTIYYPPYFYLGNGFLLGLPFALFVVAAVFAALQLLLGRTALGLFVRAIGHNPRAARVAGVRARLIAVLLYVFCAFSAGLAGLLISSNVKSADANNAGQLMELDAILAVTLGGTLLDGGRFSLAGSVIGALIIQTLTATIYAFGVPAQVTMLIKALLVFAVMLLQSPTFRAHLRGWIRRPPPQVRP, encoded by the coding sequence ATGAGCGCCACCGCCACGCCCGACACCACCGCATCGCGCTGGTCGGCGCGGCTGCGCGCGCATCCGTTGTTCTGGCCGCTGGCGACGCTGGCGGTGCTGCTGCTCGGCAATGGCCTGTTCGACCCCGGCTTCCTGAGCCTGCAATGGCGCGACGGCCATCTCTACGGCAACCTGGTCGACATCGGCAACCGTGCCGCGCCGCTGGCGCTGGTGGCGATGGGCATGACCCTGGTGATCGCGGTGCGCGGCCTGGACATCTCGGTCGGCGCGGTGGTGGCGATCGCCGCGACGGTGGCGGCGTGGATGATCGGCGGCGGCGAGCACAGCCGCTTCCCGCTGTGGGCGGTGCTGCTGGCGCCGCTGCTGGTGGCGGCGCTGTGCGGGCTGTGGAACGGGCTGCTGGTGGTCAAGGTCGGCATGCAGCCGATCATCGCCACGCTGATCCTGATGGTGGCCGGGCGCGGCATCGCGCAGCTGATCGGCGACGGGCAGATCCTGACCATCTACTACCCGCCTTATTTCTACCTGGGCAACGGCTTCCTGCTCGGCCTGCCGTTCGCCTTGTTCGTGGTCGCCGCGGTGTTCGCGGCCTTGCAACTGCTGCTGGGGCGCACCGCGCTGGGCCTGTTCGTGCGCGCCATCGGCCACAACCCGCGCGCGGCGCGTGTGGCGGGCGTGCGCGCGCGGCTGATCGCGGTGCTGCTGTACGTGTTCTGCGCGTTCAGCGCCGGCCTGGCCGGGTTGCTGATCAGCTCCAACGTCAAGAGCGCCGACGCCAACAACGCCGGGCAACTGATGGAACTGGACGCGATCCTCGCGGTCACGCTCGGCGGCACGCTGCTCGATGGTGGCCGCTTCAGCCTGGCCGGCAGCGTGATCGGCGCGTTGATCATCCAGACTCTGACCGCGACCATCTACGCCTTCGGCGTGCCGGCGCAGGTCACCATGCTGATCAAGGCGCTGCTGGTGTTCGCGGTGATGCTGCTGCAATCGCCGACCTTCCGCGCCCACCTGCGCGGCTGGATCCGGCGGCCGCCGCCGCAGGTGCGGCCATGA